The Macaca nemestrina isolate mMacNem1 chromosome 12, mMacNem.hap1, whole genome shotgun sequence genome contains a region encoding:
- the LOC139357681 gene encoding olfactory receptor 5J3-like, with amino-acid sequence MADRNVSVITEFILLGLTDNPEMNVVLSVLFLLIYLITVLGNIWIIIIILASAQLHSPTYFFLSQLAFLDFCYSSVLIPKMLVNYIAGQKVISYHGCLLQYSFVSLFLTTECFLLAAMACDRYLAVCRPLHYKGFMTPTFCIYLVTVSYLLGFANSLTHLSSLLNLSFCGPNVINHYFCDILLLFQLSCSNTQRSKVLFTVLSGVTSVTTFLIVVSSYLGILLTVVKIHSTRGRNKAISICASHLMVVTLFYGTVIFTYLGTSSSYSQDSAKILSVLYTLLLPILNLLIYSVRNREAKAAMKIIIKRKILPQRT; translated from the coding sequence ATGGCTGACAGAAATGTCAGTGTGATAACTGAATTCATCCTCCTGGGGCTGACTGATAACCCTGAAATGAATGttgtcctttctgtgctctttCTATTAATCTATCTCATTACTGTGTTGGGCAACATTTGGATTATCATAATCATTCTGGCTAGTGCCCAGCTCCATTCACCCACGTACTTTTTCCTTAGCCAGTTGGCTTTCTTGGATTTCTGCTATTCTTCAGTTTTGATTCCTAAAATGTTGGTGAACTACATAGCAGGACAGAAAGTCATCTCCTATCATGGGTGCCTCCTTCAGTATTCCTTTGTCAGCTTGTTCCTGACTACCGAATGCTTCCTCCTGGCTGCCATGGCATGTGATCGGTATCTCGCTGTTTGCCGCCCACTTCACTACAAAGGGTTCATGACTCCTACTTTCTGCATCTACCTGGTGACTGTTTCCTACCTGCTTGGCTTTGCAAACTCCCTCACCCACCTGAGTAGCTTGCtcaatttgtctttctgtgggcCCAATGTTATCAACCATTATTTCTGTGACATTCTGTTGCTCTTCCAACTCTCCTGTTCCAACACCCAACGCAGTAAGGTTTTATTTACTGTCCTCTCTGGAGTAACATCAGTGACTACGTTTTTGATAGTGGTTAGTTCCTATCTGGGAATCCTGCTCACTGTCGTGAAGATACATTCCACCAGGGGAAGAAATAAAGCCATATCCATATGTGCCTCCCACCTAATGGTAGTGACTCTCTTCTATGGAACAGTGATATTTACTTATCTGGGAACAAGCTCTAGCTACTCACAGGATAGTGCCAAAATTCTGTCTGTATTGTACACACTTTTGCTGCCAATACTAAATCTTCTAATATATAGCGTGAGAAACAGAGAAGCCAAAGCAgccatgaaaataattattaagaggAAAATACTTCCTCAGCGAACATGA